A segment of the Sulfitobacter sp. D7 genome:
GATGTGGTTGTCGATCATCGCCGCCAGCAGGTTATGAGCGCTGGTGATGGCATGAAAGTCGCCGGTGAAATGCAGGTTCATCTCTTCCATCGGCACGATCTGGGCATAGCCGCCGCCTGCCGCCCCGCCCTTCATCCCAAAGTTCGGCCCGAGGGAGGCTTCGCGGATGCAGACCGCCGCCTTTTTGCCGATCCGGTTCAATCCATCGCCGAGCCCAACAGTGGTGGTGGTCTTGCCCTCTCCCGCTGGCGTGGGGTTGATCGCGGTGACGAGGATCAACTTGCCGTTCGGCCGGTCTTGGACGGAATCGATGAACGTCTGGCTTACCTTTGCCTTGTCATGGCCATAGGGCAGCAGGTCGTCGCTGGAGATGCCCAGCTTTTCGCCGATCTCTTGGATAGGGCGTTTCGCCGCTTCGCGGGCGATTTGAATGTCGGTTTTGAAAGCCATGAGAGTCCCCTGTTGCCGTTGGTGGCGATTTTTATTCCTTAGCCATAGCGCGACAAGACCCCGACGGGGGGCCGTGTTTCCGACACTCAAGCATCGCGAAACGGCGCGCGGTCAGCCGAGGTGGGGCCAGACGGGCTGGTTCGGCACGAAAAGCGTCAACCTGTCGCCCACGGCCAGCGGCCCTTCCCGCTCGACCCAAGCGGTCACGCCGCGTTTGCCCTGCGCGGCGGGTTTGAAGCCCTTGCCATGGCCGGGGGCGTCAACCTCAATCTCACGCGCGGGCAGATTGCAGGGGCCATTTTCGATATCCACCACCAAGGTGGCGCCATGTGCGTTTTGCAGCCGCGATCCGGGCGGGACGAGCGTAAAGTCCGGGATGCCTTTGAGGATAATCGACGCGCCCAGCAGGGTCGGGTCAAGCTCAGGCAGGTCCATGGCGGCGGCAATCTGCGCCATCTCTTCGGCCGAGAGGATAGACAACTGGCGGGTATTGCGAATTTCCGTGCCCTTAGGATGCAGGTTGCGCACGCGGACGCAGGCCGGACGGGTCAGCCCGGCGTGGAAATCCCCCTCAAAGCCTGCATAGGTCGCCCGCGCCTGATCCATCGCGATCGAGCGGATGTTTTCGCGATCCTGAGGGACCATACCCAGCCAGGTGATTTCGGCGACATGGTCTGTCTTGCGTAGCTCGGGCATCATGCGGTCCTTCGGGGTGGTTTGGGTGACTGCTGAACCCTAGGCTCACTGTCGGATCAAATGCACCTTAAATCCGCCACCGCTCAATGACGCCTTGGTGAGGGTGCCCGCGGTATAGACAAGCGCCATCCCGAAGGATTTTAGATAAAAGGGAGAGACATAGCCCGGCCCCATGACAACGCGGTAAGACATATCGCAATGTACGGCAGGGCCTTCCTCACGGACCTCTTGGGTCGCGACTTGGACCACGCGGCGGCCATCGTAGAGCGCCAGCGGAGAGGGGCAGCTATTGCCAGTGGCAAGGGCGGCGAAAAGCTCAGGCGGGAAGAGGACGCCGGGCGGCACCGCTTTGGCATCCGACAGTTCCGTCATTTCCGAAGACGGCGTGATTTCAACCGAGGTGACCCGCCCCGCCGTCCGGTCAATCTCGATATCGCGCGTCTCGCTCCCCCGGTTCGCACCCAGATAGCTGGCCGTGTTCCCGTTAGACTGGGTGACCGCATTGAAGCTGCCGTTCTTGATGCCGAAAGGGGCGTTGTTGAGAGACAACAAAAACGCCGCGCTCCGGATTTGACCGTTGAACTGCAACGTGCCCAACTGACGCCCGCCCAATGCCACGGCGTAGGTCTGCGGATCGGCCCAAGCCGGACCGCCGGTAAGCGCAAAGAGAACGGCAAGGGCAGAGAGGATGCGGCGCATAAGACCCCGGCAGGTTAGGAATTCCACCCCTGTCTAACGCGGTAGCGGCTGTGAAGCGATAGGGGAATTTCCGCCCATTGCCCAAGGGTCAGCCCAAAACGAAAAAACCCCGCCGAAGCGGGGTCTTTCATAGGGTCGCAGGCCGGATCACACCGAAGGTTCAGGCTCCATTCCGCCATCCTTCGGCGGGGTTTTCTTGCCCTTCGCCTTGGGGATCGCGGTGACGCTGGGTGCGCTGCCCGCGTCGGAGTTGTCGTCATCGGAGTCTTCGGCAGGCGGCAGACCATCCATGACACGTTTGATCTCATCGCCGGTGAGGGTCTCATATTCCAGCAGACCTTGGGCCAGACGCTCGAACTCCACCTCTTTCTCCGAGATGATTTTCATCGCATGGTCATAGCCGTCTTGGATGAACTGCTGCACCTCTTTTTCAACCAACTCCTTGGTGTTGGCCGAGACGGAGAACCCAGCGGTATTGCCCTGATAGCCCTGCGCGGCTTCGGAATAGTCGATGTTGCCGACCTTATCGGACATGCCCCATTGCAGAACCATCGCGCGCGCCAGCGCAGAAGCCTGCTGGATGTCGCCCGCCGGACCATTCGACACGGAATCGGGGCCGTATTTATGGATTTCCGCCGCCTTGCCGGCCATGGCCATGGCCAAGCGCTGGTGGCATTCGTCCTTGAACATGTTCAGCCGGTCGATCTCAGGCAGGCTCATCACCATGCCAAGCGCGCCACCGCGCGGGATAATCGTGGCTTTGTAGACCGGGTCGCATTTGGGCAGCGTCATGCCGACCAGCGCGTGACCAGCTTCGTGGTAAGCGGTCATTTCCTTCTGCTCGGCGGTCATCACCATCGAGCGGCGCTCTGGGCCCATCATCACCTTGTCCTTGGCCTGTTCGAAATCGACCATGGTGACGAAACGGCGACCGACACGGGCAGCCATAAGTGCTGCCTCGTTCACGAGGTTCGCCAAGTCCGCGCCCGAAAAGCCCGGCGTGCCGCGCGCGATAATGCGCAGGTCAACATCCGGCCCCAGCGGGGTCTTGCGCGC
Coding sequences within it:
- a CDS encoding MOSC domain-containing protein; its protein translation is MPELRKTDHVAEITWLGMVPQDRENIRSIAMDQARATYAGFEGDFHAGLTRPACVRVRNLHPKGTEIRNTRQLSILSAEEMAQIAAAMDLPELDPTLLGASIILKGIPDFTLVPPGSRLQNAHGATLVVDIENGPCNLPAREIEVDAPGHGKGFKPAAQGKRGVTAWVEREGPLAVGDRLTLFVPNQPVWPHLG